The Agromyces mariniharenae sequence CGATGCGGTGCAGTCCGAGGTCGAGGACCTGGATTCGGTGTCGCAGGTGAGCTCGAACCTGTCGGAGTCGCGCGAGTACATCGCGGTCGAGGTCGATCGAGCGGATGCCGCGGCCGCCGGCTACTCGGAGGTCGCCCTCGGCGGCTTCGTCTCGGCCGCCATGCAGCCGCAGTCGGCGGGCTCGATCGTGATCGATGAGAAGACGCTCACGATCTACCTCGCGAGCGAGGACCCGCCCGCGACGGTCGAGGAGCTCTCGGCCCTCGAGGTGCCCACGCGGACGGGCCCGGTGCCGCTCGACACGCTCGCCACGGTCGAGGAGGTCGACGGCCCGTCGTCGGTCACGACCGTGCAGGGCCTCCGCAGCGCGACGGTGTCGGCGACCCCGAACAGCAACGACCTCGGCACTGCGAGCGCCGAGGTGTCGGCGGCCGTCGACCGCGCCGACCTGCCCGCGGGCGCCAGTGCCTCCATCGGCGGCGTCACGGCCGACCAGCAGGAGTCGTTCTCGCAGCTGGGCCTCGCCCTGCTTGCGGCGATCCTCATCGTCTACATCGTGATGGTGGCGACGTTCCGCTCGCTCCTGCAGCCGCTGCTGCTGCTCGTCTCGGTGCCGTTCGCGGCCACGGGCGCGATCGCGCTGCAGGTCATCACGGGCATCCCGCTCGGCGTCGCGTCGCTCGTCGGCGTGCTCATGCTCATCGGCATCGTGGTGACGAACGCGATCGTGCTCGTCGACCTCGTGAACCAGTACCGCGACCGCGGCCGCAACGTGCGCGACGCGCTGCTGCACGGCGCGTCCCGCCGACTCCGGCCGATCCTCATGACCGCACTCGCGACGATCTTCGCGCTGCTGCCCATGGCGATCGGGCTCACCGGCCACAGCGGCTTCATCTCGCAGCCGCTCGCCCTCGTGGTGATCGGCGGCCTGGTGTCGTCGACGGCCCTCACGCTCATCGTGCTGCCCGTGCTCTACGACCTCGTCGAAGGCGGCCGCGAGCGTCGCCGGGAGCGGAAGGCGGCGACGGCGGAGGGCGCCGCGGCGGCGAGGGAGCCGGAGCCGGTCGTCGAGTAGCCGAGCGCTACTCGACCGCCCGACCGAGCCCCGCCGCCTTCGCGAGCAGTGCGGCGCGCTCGCGCTCGTTGCCCGTGAGCCGCGCCGCGCTCTCGAGCTCGCCGCGGGCCTCCTCGTTGCGGCCGAGCCGCGCGAGCAGTTCGCCGCGCACGGCGGGCAGCCCGGCGTAGCCGGCGAGCCGCCCCGAGCGCTCGAGGTCGTCCACGAGGCGCAGCGCGCTCGCCGGACCGGTGGACATCGCCACGGCGACCGCACGGTTGAGCTCCACGACGGGCGACGGTGCGATGCGTCCGAGCGCCTCGTAGAGCACCACGATGCGGGCCCAGTCGGTGTCCTCGGCGGTCGGCGCCACCGCGTGGCACTCGGCGATGGCGGCCTGCAGCCCGTACGACGCTCGGCCGCGCCCGATGCGGTCGGCGCGCGCGAGCGCGGCGCGTCCACGCTCGATCTGGGCGCGGTCCCAGCGGCTGCGGTCCTGCTCGTCGAGGGGGATCGGCGTGCCGTCGCGCGCCACGCGCGTGGCGAACCGCGCCGCGTGGAACTCCATGAGCGCCACCAGCGACTGCGCCTCGGGCTCCCGCGGCATGAGGCCGGCGACCATACGGGCGAGGCGGAGGGCCTCGGCCGAGACATCCGGTCGCACCCACTGGTCGCCGGCCGCGGGCAGGTAGCCCTCGTTGAAGATCAGGTAGAGCACGCTGAGCACCGAGCCGAGGCGCTCGGCGTAGTCCTGCGGCTCGGGCACCTCGAACGGCACGTTGGCCGCGGCGAGGGTCTTCTTCGCCCGCACGATGCGCTGCTGGATCGTCGCGACCGGCACGAGGAATGCCCGGGCGATCTCCTCGGAGCTGAGGCCGCCGACGATCCGCAGCGTGAGCGCGATCTGCGCCTCCCGCGAGAGCACGGGGTGGCACGCGACGAACACGAGGCGCAGCACGTCGTCGTCGATGGTGTCGGGGTCCCAGAAGGTGCCGGATGCCGTGCGCTCCTCCTCCTCGAGGTCGCGGGCCATCGCGGCGTACCGCTCGTCGAGCCGCTCGCGACGCCGCCAGCCGTCGATCGCGCGGCGCTTCGCGACCGCCGTGAGCCAGGCGCCGCCGTTGCGCGGCACGCCCTCGACCGGCCACTGCCTGAGCGCCTCGAGCATCGCCTCCTGGGCGAGGTCCTCGGCCTGGCCGACGTCGCCGACGAAGCGCGTCAGCGTCGCGATGATGCGCGCGGACTCGATTCGCCACACCGCGGCGAGGGCGCGCCGGGCACGGTCGACGTCGGCGTCATCCGCCGGGACGACCGCGCCCGCGGCATCCGTCACGTCGGACATTCAGCTCGACGATCCGAGTCGGCCCTCGGCGTCGGCACGCCACTGGGCCTCCTTCTGGATCCACTCGTTGTCCTGCGGGAAGTCCTCGAGCTCGTTCACTCGTCGCACCTCGAGCTTCGTCCCGGGCCCGAGCGGGCAGCGCTTGGCCCACTCGATGGCCTCCTCCTTGCTCGAGACGCCGATGATCCAGAACCCGTTGAACAGCTCCTTCGCCTCGGCGTACGGGCCGTCGGTGACGACTGGCGGTGTCGCGTCGAAGTCGACGACGAACCCCTCCTCGACCGGCGCGAGGCCCTCGCCGGCGAGCAGCACGCCGGCCTTGATGAGCGACTCGTTGTAGCGACCCATCGCCGCGATGATCTCCTCGAAGTCGAGGTCCTTCGAGGCCTCGATGGCCTCCTCGGAGTCCCGCATGATCAGCATGTACTTCATCGTGATTCGCTCCTTCGTCGGACGGGCCGTGCGCCCGCCTCACTTGCACGTCGAACGGGCCAGTGGCCGGATCGACATCGTCGCGGACATTCCTCGGGCCATGTTTCCATGTGCGTCCGAAACCGGACGAGCGCGCGAGGCGTACCCTGAGGATCGGTCGTTTCTCGCAGGGGGCTCCGTGAGGCCGCCACCGGCCCGGCTCGGCCGCACGCTCCCGCATGAGCGAGCTCCGGCACGAGCAAGGAGGCTCCATGTCCTCGTCCCCCACCACAACCGGGATCCGCCCGTTCACCGGCGACGTGCACGTGATCGGGGCCGGCCCGGTCGGCCTGATGCTGACGGCGCTGCTGCAGCCGATCGAGGGCATGTCGCTGCACCTCTACGAGAAGCGCGCCACGTACACGCGCACGCGCATGGTGCAGCTCGCCCCGTACCTCGTGGCGGACTCGATCGAGAGCTACGAGACGGACGAGATCGACGGGGACAGCATCGGCGCCCTGTTCGATCCCGGCGAGCTCCTCGACGGCCTCGCGTTCCGCGGGACGATCCCGAGCGACCTGGGCGCGCTGCTCCACGAGTGGTCGCTCGGCTTCTGCGCGCTCAACGAGATCGAGCAGTCGCTCAGCGACCTCATCGATTCGCGCACGGCGCACCCGGTCGTCCGCGCGTCGGGCATCGTGACGGCGGAGGACGCGATCGCGATGCTCGAGCCGGGCGGCATCCTGGTCGACTGCACCGGGAGCGGCTCCATCCTCAGGAACCACCTGACCACCGGCGACGACGACGTCGAGGCGCGTGCGAACACCATGACGGTCCGCCTCGAGTACGCCCTCGTCATCACGTTCCTGTACGGGCAGCCCTACGACTGCAACGAGTACTGCAAGTACTACAAGAACGCCGGGAACCCGACGTACAAGTTCATCCCGATGGTGCACCGCACCCACTACGACGGCCACGTCAGCCACGTGACCGGCATCGTGACCATCACCCCCGAGGAGTTCGCGGTGATCCCGCCGCGTTGCGACGGCGCATGGCTGCGCGAGAACTTCCCCGCCATGGCCCAGTCGATGGACCGCTTCATCGACAAGATCCGCGAGGAGACGAACGGCGACCTGATCGGCGACCTCGAGATCGTGCGCATCCCGCTCAACGTCTACCGGGCACGGAACGCGACGAACCGGCGCTGGCTGCGGTCGGGACGGACCGACCACCCCTTCGCACACGCTCCGGTATTCCTGGCCGGCGACTCCGCCATCGGATCGCCGTACTTCCAGTCGATCTCGCTCGGGTTCGAGTGCGCGATGCGGCTCGCCGAGCTCATCGCGCGTCCCGCCCTGCCCGTCGACGACCTCCAGGACGAGTACGAGCTCTTCATGTACAAGCAGTGGCTTCGCGTCTAC is a genomic window containing:
- a CDS encoding RNA polymerase sigma factor — its product is MSDVTDAAGAVVPADDADVDRARRALAAVWRIESARIIATLTRFVGDVGQAEDLAQEAMLEALRQWPVEGVPRNGGAWLTAVAKRRAIDGWRRRERLDERYAAMARDLEEEERTASGTFWDPDTIDDDVLRLVFVACHPVLSREAQIALTLRIVGGLSSEEIARAFLVPVATIQQRIVRAKKTLAAANVPFEVPEPQDYAERLGSVLSVLYLIFNEGYLPAAGDQWVRPDVSAEALRLARMVAGLMPREPEAQSLVALMEFHAARFATRVARDGTPIPLDEQDRSRWDRAQIERGRAALARADRIGRGRASYGLQAAIAECHAVAPTAEDTDWARIVVLYEALGRIAPSPVVELNRAVAVAMSTGPASALRLVDDLERSGRLAGYAGLPAVRGELLARLGRNEEARGELESAARLTGNERERAALLAKAAGLGRAVE
- a CDS encoding YciI family protein produces the protein MKYMLIMRDSEEAIEASKDLDFEEIIAAMGRYNESLIKAGVLLAGEGLAPVEEGFVVDFDATPPVVTDGPYAEAKELFNGFWIIGVSSKEEAIEWAKRCPLGPGTKLEVRRVNELEDFPQDNEWIQKEAQWRADAEGRLGSSS